A genomic segment from Salvia splendens isolate huo1 chromosome 13, SspV2, whole genome shotgun sequence encodes:
- the LOC121762658 gene encoding phenylacetaldehyde reductase-like isoform X2, with protein sequence MKQKLDRTDNPKKTQHLLELDGAKERLNLIKADLLEEGSFDAVVDGCDGVFHTASPFFIGTNDPQADLIDPALKGTLNVLGSCARTPSIKRVVLTSSIAAVFANGRPRTPEVVVDETWWSDPDFCKTMQQWYMLSKTLAEDAAWKFVKEKGIDMVAINPSMVIGPLLQPTLNTSSTSILNLINGAETYQNAVVGWVDVRDVANAHILAFEDPAANGRYCTVGRVAHYSELVKILQELDPTLHLPEKRADDKPLMPTYQVSKERAKSLGVEFTPLEETLKLTVESLKEKGFFKPA encoded by the exons ATGAAACAGAAGTTAGATAGAACTG ataatccaaAGAAGACTCAACACCTACTCGAACTTGATGGGGCAAAGGAGAGACTTAATTTGATTAAAGCAGATCTTCTGGAAGAAGGCTCATTTGATGCTGTAGTTGACGGATGCGATGGTGTTTTTCATACTGCATCCCCATTTTTCATTGGAACCAATGATCCACAG GCAGATTTGATTGATCCTGCATTAAAAGGGACACTCAATGTGCTTGGATCATGTGCAAGGACACCATCCATCAAAAGGGTTGTTTTAACATCTTCCATAGCTGCAGTTTTTGCCAATGGCAGACCTCGAACACCTGAAGTTGTAGTTGATGAGACTTGGTGGTCTGACCCAGACTTTTGCAAAACGATGCAG CAATGGTATATGCTTTCAAAGACATTGGCCGAAGATGCTGCATGGAAATTTGTGAAAGAGAAAGGTATCGACATGGTTGCAATAAACCCTTCTATGGTAATCGGTCCGCTCCTGCAGCCAACTCTCAACACAAGTTCTACTTCAATTTTAAACTTGATAAATG gTGCGGAAACGTATCAAAATGCCGTAGTTGGATGGGTGGATGTACGAGATGTTGCCAACGCGCACATTTTGGCTTTCGAGGACCCTGCAGCTAATGGAAGATACTGCACAGTGGGGAGAGTTGCACACTACTCAGAATTGGTGAAGATATTACAAGAACTCGATCCTACTTTGCATCTTCCTGAAAA GCGTGCGGATGACAAGCCTTTGATGCCTACATATCAGGTTTCGAAGGAAAGAGCAAAAAGCCTAGGCGTTGAGTTCACCCCTCTTGAAGAAACCCTCAAGCTAACTGTTGAAAGCTTGAAGGAGAAGGGCTTCTTTAAACCTGCCTAA
- the LOC121762914 gene encoding chaperonin-like RbcX protein 2, chloroplastic: MAGAVCVVGGGSSSLVECASCNLLRQSSIGRKHIPPRLDLSASFLDSSPNRAFFSPPTNLKKKHRKKLTVVGVGGLGGQYEESYEDVKRQIVDYFTYKAVRTVLNQLYEMNPPQYRWFYNYVASNERGYGKTFIRELVKDKLELAERVMVTRLHLYGRWIKKCDHVEMYERISDQNLELMRERLIETVIWPSDDTNTNTNTG; the protein is encoded by the exons ATGGCGGGAGCAGTGTGTGTAGTTGGCGGCGGTTCATCGTCGTTGGTGGAGTGTGCTTCCTGCAATTTGCTGAGGCAATCCTCAATTGGGAGAAAGCATATACCGCCTCGTTTGGATTTGAGCGCTTCATTTCTCGATTCTTCTCCAAACAGAGCTTTCTTTTCCCCTCCAACTAATTTGAAGAAGAAACACAGGAAAAAGTTAACTGTTGTTGGAGTCGGTGGATTAGGTGGCCAGTATGAAGAAAGCTATGAGGATGTTAAAAGA CAAATTGTGGACTACTTCACTTACAAAGCAGTGAGGACTGTGTTGAACCAGCTTTATGAGATGAACCCTCCCCAATATCGTTGGTTTTATAA TTATGTTGCATCGAATGAGCGTGGCTACGGAAAGACCTTCATTCGCGAACTTGTCAAG GATAAGCTGGAGCTGGCTGAGAGAGTGATGGTGACTCGGCTTCACCTCTATGGGAGATGGATTAAG AAATGTGATCATGTGGAGATGTATGAGAGGATCTCGGATCAGAATCTGGAGTTGATGCGCGAACGTCTCATAGAGACTGTTATCTGGCCCTCCGACGACACtaacaccaacaccaacaccgGATGA
- the LOC121762913 gene encoding protein DETOXIFICATION 42-like isoform X1, with protein MADKDLNPSCILFKDVRSALKLDELGVEIATIALPAAMALTADPIASLIDTAFIGQIGPVELAAVGVSIALFNQISRIAIFPLVSVTTSFVAEEDSVKGARLDFKEDDVSSQDSEDKMLIPQKGLDEKMHRLDTAKSFEIGEAEHGKKQIASAPSALIIGGILGLLQAVFLITAARPLLSFMGVKYVGSEMSKPAEQYLKLRSLGAPAVLLSLAMQGVFRGLKDTKTPLYATVSGDLVNIILDPIFIFVLKMGVRGAATAHVISQYLIALILFWRLQREVELLSPSREYLQLGRFMKNGFQLLIRVIAVTFCVTLSASMAARLGSTEMAAFQVCLQVWLASSLLADGLAVAGQAILASAFARKDYGRAAATASRVLQLSLALGFCLAVMLGFGLHFGARTFTKDADVIRFIGVGIPFVAATQPINSLAFVFDGVNFGASDFAYSAYSMVIVAIFSIIALLVLSSTCGFIGIWVALTVYMSLRALAGFWRIGTATGPWEFLRS; from the exons ATGGCGGACAAAGATTTGAATCCAAGCTGCATATTATTCAAGGATGTCAG GTCAGCCCTTAAACTTGATGAGCTAGGTGTAGAGATAGCTACCATTGCTCTTCCTGCAGCAATGGCTTTGACAGCTGATCCTATAGCATCTCTCATTGATACTGCATTTATCGGCCAAATTG GTCCTGTTGAGCTTGCTGCAGTGGGAGTCTCCATTGCTTTATTCAATCAGATATCAAGAATTGCGATATTCCCACTCGTCAGTGTGACAACTTCTTTTGTTGCCGAGGAAGATTCAGTGAAAGGGGCACGCCTAGATTTCAAAGAGGATGACGTATCTAGCCAAGACAGTGAGGATAAAATGTTGATACCACAAAAGG GCTTGGATGAGAAAATGCATCGCTTGGACACTGCAAAGAGTTTTGAGATTGGTGAGGCTGAACATGGGAAGAAGCAGATTGCTTCGGCCCCTTCAGCATTAATCATCGGCGGCATTCTTGGCCTACTCCAAGCTGTGTTTCTCATCACTGCAGCCAGACCATTACTAAGTTTCATGGGAGTAAAATATGTA GGCTCAGAGATGTCGAAACCTGCTGAACAGTACTTGAAGCTCAGATCACTCGGTGCTCCTGCAGTTCTCTTGTCCTTAGCTATGCAAGGAGTGTTTCGTGGTCTCAAAGACACAAAAACTCCGCTTTATGCAACAG TGTCCGGAGATTTAGTAAACATCATTTTGGACCCGATATTTATATTTGTTCTGAAGATGGGTGTCAGGGGTGCTGCCACTGCACATGTTATCTCTCA GTATTTGATTGCTCTAATACTCTTCTGGAGATTGCAAAGGGAAGTGGAGCTCTTATCTCCTAGTCGTGAATATCTTCAATTAGGTCGTTTTATGAAAAATG GATTCCAATTGCTTATAAGGGTCATAGCCGTAACATTCTGTGTGACGCTATCTGCATCAATGGCGGCCAGGCTGGGATCGACAGAAATGGCTGCATTTCAGGTTTGCTTGCAAGTTTGGCTAGCTAGTTCTCTTTTGGCTGATGGTTTGGCAGTTGCTGGACAG GCCATACTTGCAAGTGCTTTTGCAAGAAAAGACTACGGTAGGGCAGCTGCCACAGCATCCCGGGTGCTGCAG TTGAGTTTAGCTCTGGGATTCTGCTTAGCTGTCATGCTCGGATTTGGATTGCATTTTGGAGCACGGACCTTCACCAAAGACGCTGATGTTATCCGCTTTATTGGTGTTGGCATCCCG TTTGTGGCAGCGACTCAGCCGATCAACTCACTGGCCTTTGTTTTTGATGGTGTCAACTTTGGAGCATCTGATTTTGCATATTCAGCTTACTCAATG GTTATAGTGGCTATTTTTAGCATCATCGCATTGTTGGTTCTTTCATCCACCTGTGGATTTATAGGAATATGGGTTGCCCTTACTGTCTACATGAGTTTAAGAGCATTAGCTGGATTTTGGAG AATAGGGACAGCAACAGGGCCATGGGAATTTCTTAGGAGTTGA
- the LOC121762913 gene encoding protein DETOXIFICATION 42-like isoform X2, with amino-acid sequence MADKDLNPSCILFKDVRSALKLDELGVEIATIALPAAMALTADPIASLIDTAFIGQIGPVELAAVGVSIALFNQISRIAIFPLVSVTTSFVAEEDSVKGARLDFKEDDVSSQDSEDKMLIPQKGLDEKMHRLDTAKSFEIGEAEHGKKQIASAPSALIIGGILGLLQAVFLITAARPLLSFMGVKYGSEMSKPAEQYLKLRSLGAPAVLLSLAMQGVFRGLKDTKTPLYATVSGDLVNIILDPIFIFVLKMGVRGAATAHVISQYLIALILFWRLQREVELLSPSREYLQLGRFMKNGFQLLIRVIAVTFCVTLSASMAARLGSTEMAAFQVCLQVWLASSLLADGLAVAGQAILASAFARKDYGRAAATASRVLQLSLALGFCLAVMLGFGLHFGARTFTKDADVIRFIGVGIPFVAATQPINSLAFVFDGVNFGASDFAYSAYSMVIVAIFSIIALLVLSSTCGFIGIWVALTVYMSLRALAGFWRIGTATGPWEFLRS; translated from the exons ATGGCGGACAAAGATTTGAATCCAAGCTGCATATTATTCAAGGATGTCAG GTCAGCCCTTAAACTTGATGAGCTAGGTGTAGAGATAGCTACCATTGCTCTTCCTGCAGCAATGGCTTTGACAGCTGATCCTATAGCATCTCTCATTGATACTGCATTTATCGGCCAAATTG GTCCTGTTGAGCTTGCTGCAGTGGGAGTCTCCATTGCTTTATTCAATCAGATATCAAGAATTGCGATATTCCCACTCGTCAGTGTGACAACTTCTTTTGTTGCCGAGGAAGATTCAGTGAAAGGGGCACGCCTAGATTTCAAAGAGGATGACGTATCTAGCCAAGACAGTGAGGATAAAATGTTGATACCACAAAAGG GCTTGGATGAGAAAATGCATCGCTTGGACACTGCAAAGAGTTTTGAGATTGGTGAGGCTGAACATGGGAAGAAGCAGATTGCTTCGGCCCCTTCAGCATTAATCATCGGCGGCATTCTTGGCCTACTCCAAGCTGTGTTTCTCATCACTGCAGCCAGACCATTACTAAGTTTCATGGGAGTAAAATAT GGCTCAGAGATGTCGAAACCTGCTGAACAGTACTTGAAGCTCAGATCACTCGGTGCTCCTGCAGTTCTCTTGTCCTTAGCTATGCAAGGAGTGTTTCGTGGTCTCAAAGACACAAAAACTCCGCTTTATGCAACAG TGTCCGGAGATTTAGTAAACATCATTTTGGACCCGATATTTATATTTGTTCTGAAGATGGGTGTCAGGGGTGCTGCCACTGCACATGTTATCTCTCA GTATTTGATTGCTCTAATACTCTTCTGGAGATTGCAAAGGGAAGTGGAGCTCTTATCTCCTAGTCGTGAATATCTTCAATTAGGTCGTTTTATGAAAAATG GATTCCAATTGCTTATAAGGGTCATAGCCGTAACATTCTGTGTGACGCTATCTGCATCAATGGCGGCCAGGCTGGGATCGACAGAAATGGCTGCATTTCAGGTTTGCTTGCAAGTTTGGCTAGCTAGTTCTCTTTTGGCTGATGGTTTGGCAGTTGCTGGACAG GCCATACTTGCAAGTGCTTTTGCAAGAAAAGACTACGGTAGGGCAGCTGCCACAGCATCCCGGGTGCTGCAG TTGAGTTTAGCTCTGGGATTCTGCTTAGCTGTCATGCTCGGATTTGGATTGCATTTTGGAGCACGGACCTTCACCAAAGACGCTGATGTTATCCGCTTTATTGGTGTTGGCATCCCG TTTGTGGCAGCGACTCAGCCGATCAACTCACTGGCCTTTGTTTTTGATGGTGTCAACTTTGGAGCATCTGATTTTGCATATTCAGCTTACTCAATG GTTATAGTGGCTATTTTTAGCATCATCGCATTGTTGGTTCTTTCATCCACCTGTGGATTTATAGGAATATGGGTTGCCCTTACTGTCTACATGAGTTTAAGAGCATTAGCTGGATTTTGGAG AATAGGGACAGCAACAGGGCCATGGGAATTTCTTAGGAGTTGA
- the LOC121759981 gene encoding 1-acyl-sn-glycerol-3-phosphate acyltransferase 2-like isoform X3: MLSEGSIRESWNYYHWNSSGFSTGGRIIRFSYLQIKKSLNSWERALLICNHRSDIDWLVGWVLAQHAGCLGSCLAIIKKEILCLPVIGWAMWFSGYIFLQRSWAKDENTLKSGFEGLNDFPLPFWLALFVEGTRFTQAKLFAAQQYAASVGLPVPRNVLIPRTKGFVAAVTHLRSHVPAIYNITVAIPKDEPCPTLLRIFRGRSSTVHVHIERHLMQELPETSSGIAQWCKDVFVAKDALLEQHLETNSFGPGLPHELRRTKKSLMVVICWSCFLLAVVVSLLERFPFSWGEVAFCLSFLGVTVILMHILIMFSQSERSTPPKEHQPDPLNQVLLQT, encoded by the exons ATGCTTTCAGAAGGATCAATAAGGGAATCATGGAACTACTATCACTGGAACTCATCTGGCTTTTCGACTGGTGGGCGAATAATAAG GTTCAGCTATTTGCAGATAAAGAAATCATTGAACTCATGG GAGCGAGCACTTCTCATTTGTAACCATAGAAGTGATATTGATTGGCTTGTCGGATGGGTATTAGCACAG CACGCAGGTTGCCTTGGTAGCTGCTTAGCCATTATAAAGAAAGAGATATTATGCCTCCCT GTCATAGGCTGGGCAATGTGGTTTTCTGGTTATATTTTTCTGCAGAGAAGTTGGGCCAAAGACGAAAACACCCTAAAG TCTGGATTTGAGGGGCTAAATGATTTCCCTTTACCTTTTTGGTTGGCTCTTTTTGTTGAAGGAACACGTTTTACCCAGGCAAAACTTTTTGCAGCCCAACAATATGCTGCTTCAGTTGGGCTGCCTGTTCCAAGGAATGTCCTGATTCCTCGTACCAAG GGTTTTGTTGCAGCAGTAACTCATCTGCGATCTCATGTTCCTGCAATTTATAATATTACAGTTGCTATCCCAAAAGATGAACCTTGTCCTACCCTTTTGAGAATCTTCAGGGGGCGTTCTTCTACG GTACATGTGCATATTGAGCGACATCTAATGCAGGAATTACCTGAAACTAGTAGTGGGATTGCACAGTGGTGCAAAGACGTATTCGTTGCAAAG GATGCTTTATTGGAGCAACATCTCGAAACGAACTCATTTGGACCTGGACTGCCGCATGAGCTTCGCAGAACAAAGAAATCTTTAATG GTCGTGATATGCTGGTCGTGTTTCCTACTTGCTGTCGTTGTGAGCTTGTTGGAACGTTTTCCATTCTCGTGGGGAGAAGTGGCCTTTTGCTTGTCGTTCTTGGGTGTCACTGTTATCCTTATGCACATACTCATTATGTTTAGTCAGTCGGAGCGTTCGACTCCTCCAAAGGAGCACCAACCAGACCCGTTGAATCAGGTGCTCCTTCAAACTTGA
- the LOC121759981 gene encoding 1-acyl-sn-glycerol-3-phosphate acyltransferase 2-like isoform X2 encodes MSKKAFFYILIRPFSRNAFRRINKGIMELLSLELIWLFDWWANNKVQLFADKEIIELMGKERALLICNHRSDIDWLVGWVLAQHAGCLGSCLAIIKKEILCLPVIGWAMWFSGYIFLQRSWAKDENTLKSGFEGLNDFPLPFWLALFVEGTRFTQAKLFAAQQYAASVGLPVPRNVLIPRTKGFVAAVTHLRSHVPAIYNITVAIPKDEPCPTLLRIFRGRSSTVHVHIERHLMQELPETSSGIAQWCKDVFVAKDALLEQHLETNSFGPGLPHELRRTKKSLMVVICWSCFLLAVVVSLLERFPFSWGEVAFCLSFLGVTVILMHILIMFSQSERSTPPKEHQPDPLNQVLLQT; translated from the exons ATGTCCAAGAAA GCTTTTTTTTATATCCTTATTCGTCCATTCTCAAGAAATGCTTTCAGAAGGATCAATAAGGGAATCATGGAACTACTATCACTGGAACTCATCTGGCTTTTCGACTGGTGGGCGAATAATAAG GTTCAGCTATTTGCAGATAAAGAAATCATTGAACTCATGG GAAAGGAGCGAGCACTTCTCATTTGTAACCATAGAAGTGATATTGATTGGCTTGTCGGATGGGTATTAGCACAG CACGCAGGTTGCCTTGGTAGCTGCTTAGCCATTATAAAGAAAGAGATATTATGCCTCCCT GTCATAGGCTGGGCAATGTGGTTTTCTGGTTATATTTTTCTGCAGAGAAGTTGGGCCAAAGACGAAAACACCCTAAAG TCTGGATTTGAGGGGCTAAATGATTTCCCTTTACCTTTTTGGTTGGCTCTTTTTGTTGAAGGAACACGTTTTACCCAGGCAAAACTTTTTGCAGCCCAACAATATGCTGCTTCAGTTGGGCTGCCTGTTCCAAGGAATGTCCTGATTCCTCGTACCAAG GGTTTTGTTGCAGCAGTAACTCATCTGCGATCTCATGTTCCTGCAATTTATAATATTACAGTTGCTATCCCAAAAGATGAACCTTGTCCTACCCTTTTGAGAATCTTCAGGGGGCGTTCTTCTACG GTACATGTGCATATTGAGCGACATCTAATGCAGGAATTACCTGAAACTAGTAGTGGGATTGCACAGTGGTGCAAAGACGTATTCGTTGCAAAG GATGCTTTATTGGAGCAACATCTCGAAACGAACTCATTTGGACCTGGACTGCCGCATGAGCTTCGCAGAACAAAGAAATCTTTAATG GTCGTGATATGCTGGTCGTGTTTCCTACTTGCTGTCGTTGTGAGCTTGTTGGAACGTTTTCCATTCTCGTGGGGAGAAGTGGCCTTTTGCTTGTCGTTCTTGGGTGTCACTGTTATCCTTATGCACATACTCATTATGTTTAGTCAGTCGGAGCGTTCGACTCCTCCAAAGGAGCACCAACCAGACCCGTTGAATCAGGTGCTCCTTCAAACTTGA
- the LOC121759981 gene encoding 1-acyl-sn-glycerol-3-phosphate acyltransferase 2-like isoform X4: MHNSSIMFSYLQIKKSLNSWERALLICNHRSDIDWLVGWVLAQHAGCLGSCLAIIKKEILCLPVIGWAMWFSGYIFLQRSWAKDENTLKSGFEGLNDFPLPFWLALFVEGTRFTQAKLFAAQQYAASVGLPVPRNVLIPRTKGFVAAVTHLRSHVPAIYNITVAIPKDEPCPTLLRIFRGRSSTVHVHIERHLMQELPETSSGIAQWCKDVFVAKDALLEQHLETNSFGPGLPHELRRTKKSLMVVICWSCFLLAVVVSLLERFPFSWGEVAFCLSFLGVTVILMHILIMFSQSERSTPPKEHQPDPLNQVLLQT; this comes from the exons ATGCACAATTCATCAATAAT GTTCAGCTATTTGCAGATAAAGAAATCATTGAACTCATGG GAGCGAGCACTTCTCATTTGTAACCATAGAAGTGATATTGATTGGCTTGTCGGATGGGTATTAGCACAG CACGCAGGTTGCCTTGGTAGCTGCTTAGCCATTATAAAGAAAGAGATATTATGCCTCCCT GTCATAGGCTGGGCAATGTGGTTTTCTGGTTATATTTTTCTGCAGAGAAGTTGGGCCAAAGACGAAAACACCCTAAAG TCTGGATTTGAGGGGCTAAATGATTTCCCTTTACCTTTTTGGTTGGCTCTTTTTGTTGAAGGAACACGTTTTACCCAGGCAAAACTTTTTGCAGCCCAACAATATGCTGCTTCAGTTGGGCTGCCTGTTCCAAGGAATGTCCTGATTCCTCGTACCAAG GGTTTTGTTGCAGCAGTAACTCATCTGCGATCTCATGTTCCTGCAATTTATAATATTACAGTTGCTATCCCAAAAGATGAACCTTGTCCTACCCTTTTGAGAATCTTCAGGGGGCGTTCTTCTACG GTACATGTGCATATTGAGCGACATCTAATGCAGGAATTACCTGAAACTAGTAGTGGGATTGCACAGTGGTGCAAAGACGTATTCGTTGCAAAG GATGCTTTATTGGAGCAACATCTCGAAACGAACTCATTTGGACCTGGACTGCCGCATGAGCTTCGCAGAACAAAGAAATCTTTAATG GTCGTGATATGCTGGTCGTGTTTCCTACTTGCTGTCGTTGTGAGCTTGTTGGAACGTTTTCCATTCTCGTGGGGAGAAGTGGCCTTTTGCTTGTCGTTCTTGGGTGTCACTGTTATCCTTATGCACATACTCATTATGTTTAGTCAGTCGGAGCGTTCGACTCCTCCAAAGGAGCACCAACCAGACCCGTTGAATCAGGTGCTCCTTCAAACTTGA
- the LOC121759981 gene encoding 1-acyl-sn-glycerol-3-phosphate acyltransferase 2-like isoform X1: MAIAAVVILPLGLLFILSGLIVNLLQAFFYILIRPFSRNAFRRINKGIMELLSLELIWLFDWWANNKVQLFADKEIIELMGKERALLICNHRSDIDWLVGWVLAQHAGCLGSCLAIIKKEILCLPVIGWAMWFSGYIFLQRSWAKDENTLKSGFEGLNDFPLPFWLALFVEGTRFTQAKLFAAQQYAASVGLPVPRNVLIPRTKGFVAAVTHLRSHVPAIYNITVAIPKDEPCPTLLRIFRGRSSTVHVHIERHLMQELPETSSGIAQWCKDVFVAKDALLEQHLETNSFGPGLPHELRRTKKSLMVVICWSCFLLAVVVSLLERFPFSWGEVAFCLSFLGVTVILMHILIMFSQSERSTPPKEHQPDPLNQVLLQT, from the exons ATGGCGATCGCCGCGGTAGTGATCCTCCCTTTAGGTCTCCTCTTCATTCTCTCCGGCCTCATTGTGAACCTGCTTCAG GCTTTTTTTTATATCCTTATTCGTCCATTCTCAAGAAATGCTTTCAGAAGGATCAATAAGGGAATCATGGAACTACTATCACTGGAACTCATCTGGCTTTTCGACTGGTGGGCGAATAATAAG GTTCAGCTATTTGCAGATAAAGAAATCATTGAACTCATGG GAAAGGAGCGAGCACTTCTCATTTGTAACCATAGAAGTGATATTGATTGGCTTGTCGGATGGGTATTAGCACAG CACGCAGGTTGCCTTGGTAGCTGCTTAGCCATTATAAAGAAAGAGATATTATGCCTCCCT GTCATAGGCTGGGCAATGTGGTTTTCTGGTTATATTTTTCTGCAGAGAAGTTGGGCCAAAGACGAAAACACCCTAAAG TCTGGATTTGAGGGGCTAAATGATTTCCCTTTACCTTTTTGGTTGGCTCTTTTTGTTGAAGGAACACGTTTTACCCAGGCAAAACTTTTTGCAGCCCAACAATATGCTGCTTCAGTTGGGCTGCCTGTTCCAAGGAATGTCCTGATTCCTCGTACCAAG GGTTTTGTTGCAGCAGTAACTCATCTGCGATCTCATGTTCCTGCAATTTATAATATTACAGTTGCTATCCCAAAAGATGAACCTTGTCCTACCCTTTTGAGAATCTTCAGGGGGCGTTCTTCTACG GTACATGTGCATATTGAGCGACATCTAATGCAGGAATTACCTGAAACTAGTAGTGGGATTGCACAGTGGTGCAAAGACGTATTCGTTGCAAAG GATGCTTTATTGGAGCAACATCTCGAAACGAACTCATTTGGACCTGGACTGCCGCATGAGCTTCGCAGAACAAAGAAATCTTTAATG GTCGTGATATGCTGGTCGTGTTTCCTACTTGCTGTCGTTGTGAGCTTGTTGGAACGTTTTCCATTCTCGTGGGGAGAAGTGGCCTTTTGCTTGTCGTTCTTGGGTGTCACTGTTATCCTTATGCACATACTCATTATGTTTAGTCAGTCGGAGCGTTCGACTCCTCCAAAGGAGCACCAACCAGACCCGTTGAATCAGGTGCTCCTTCAAACTTGA